The Cupriavidus sp. EM10 genome includes a region encoding these proteins:
- a CDS encoding efflux RND transporter permease subunit, translating into MKLSHFFIDRPIFASVLSIIIVVGGLVALFNLPIAQFPDITPPSITVSTTYPGASSEVVAQNVAAPIEQQVNGADNMLYMSSTSSSTGNITLTTYFEIGTDPALAQVDVQNRVNLALPTLPDAVTKQGVTVEKRSQAFMMVIAVYSPDNSYPQTFVDNYTSIYILDALKRIPGANQSSIFGTPDYAMRIWLKPDRMAQLGITAEDVKNAVANQNEQFSAGRIGSSPTSEPVKQTFPVTTKGRMTEPAEFENIILRAASGDAALVRLKDVGRAELGSKDYSLRSKYKGKTATLLAVYQQPGANALAVAGQVRKALEEAKKSFPPGLEYEVALDTTEFVHESINEVVHTLRDAVILVILVVYLFLQSFRATLVPILAVPVSIIGTFTAMAAFGFSVNMLTLFGMVLAIGIVVDDAIVVIENVERNMMEFHMPPKEAAKAAMDEVGGPVIAIVLVLLAVFIPVAFLSGITGQLYKQFAITLAVSVLLSGVVALTLSPALAAILLKPGSHEKNRFFRWFNRNFDRLVEGYGSTVQAVIRRTAISVAIVIALIVAAVLMFMRIPSSFLPVEDQGYLLGAVIMPDAASLDRTGALATRAADWFARQPAVKSVAVPTGFSLIDSQNKSNAGTLFITLKGFHERGKGESASDLIAQATKEFSTYREGLVIPVNPPSIPGLGTTGGFEFWLQSTGDGTYQQLEERTRAFIAKARQRPELRGVSTTINTRSRQLLVDLDRERAETQGVPVEQVYSALQTMFGSLYVSQFPKNSRLFQVILQAEPEYRSKPEDIDKVYVRNSRNEMVPIKAVTTTRWVAGADLVTRFNNFPAAKITGDASPGYSSGQALQAMEEVAAEVLGPGYSYAWSGQAYEEKKAGSTAAMVFAFALLMVFLILAAQYEKWSLPIGVLLAVPFALFGALVGILVRGMENDVYFQIGLTVLIALAAKNAILIFEFAVEMRVKEGLSPYDAAVKASKMRLRPIIMTSLAFILGCIPLAIASGASAASRQSLGTGVIGGMLGATVIAIFFIPMFFWGWSARARRSWRSRRRRMPGQVPTPPRPPEARYELSPGACVGGGDGAAWRLHRRPRLRAARRGSARGIPLRARVARVARSTAGG; encoded by the coding sequence ATGAAGCTGTCCCACTTCTTCATCGACCGCCCGATCTTCGCGTCGGTGCTGTCGATCATCATCGTGGTGGGCGGGCTGGTGGCGCTGTTCAACCTGCCGATCGCGCAGTTTCCCGACATCACGCCGCCCAGCATCACCGTGTCGACCACGTATCCGGGCGCCAGCTCGGAGGTGGTGGCGCAGAACGTGGCCGCGCCGATCGAGCAGCAGGTGAACGGCGCGGACAACATGCTCTACATGTCGTCCACCAGTTCGTCCACGGGCAATATCACGCTGACCACATACTTCGAGATCGGCACCGACCCGGCGCTGGCGCAGGTGGACGTGCAGAACCGCGTCAACCTGGCCTTGCCGACGCTGCCCGATGCCGTGACCAAGCAGGGCGTGACCGTGGAAAAGCGCTCGCAGGCGTTCATGATGGTGATCGCCGTCTATTCGCCCGACAACAGCTACCCGCAGACTTTCGTCGACAACTACACCAGCATCTACATCCTCGATGCGCTCAAGCGCATCCCGGGCGCCAACCAGTCGTCCATCTTCGGTACGCCGGACTATGCCATGCGCATCTGGTTGAAGCCGGACCGCATGGCCCAGCTGGGCATCACGGCCGAGGACGTCAAGAACGCCGTGGCCAACCAGAACGAGCAGTTCTCGGCGGGCCGCATCGGCAGTTCGCCCACGTCGGAGCCGGTCAAGCAGACGTTCCCGGTGACCACCAAGGGCCGCATGACCGAGCCGGCCGAGTTCGAGAACATCATCCTGCGCGCCGCGTCGGGCGATGCCGCGCTGGTGCGCCTGAAGGATGTCGGTCGCGCCGAACTGGGCTCGAAGGATTACTCGCTGCGCAGCAAATACAAGGGCAAGACGGCCACGCTGCTGGCCGTCTACCAGCAGCCGGGCGCCAACGCGCTGGCCGTGGCCGGCCAGGTGCGCAAGGCGCTGGAGGAGGCGAAGAAGTCGTTCCCGCCGGGGCTGGAATACGAGGTGGCGCTGGATACCACCGAGTTCGTGCATGAGTCGATCAACGAGGTGGTGCACACGCTGCGCGATGCCGTGATTCTGGTGATCCTGGTGGTGTACCTGTTCCTGCAGAGCTTTCGCGCCACGCTGGTGCCGATCCTGGCGGTGCCGGTGTCGATCATCGGCACGTTTACGGCCATGGCCGCCTTCGGCTTCTCCGTGAACATGCTCACGCTGTTCGGCATGGTGCTGGCCATCGGCATCGTGGTGGACGACGCCATCGTGGTGATCGAGAACGTCGAGCGCAACATGATGGAGTTCCACATGCCGCCCAAGGAGGCGGCCAAGGCCGCCATGGACGAAGTGGGCGGGCCCGTGATCGCCATCGTGCTGGTGCTGCTGGCCGTGTTCATTCCGGTGGCGTTCCTGTCGGGCATCACGGGGCAGCTCTACAAGCAGTTTGCCATCACGCTGGCGGTGTCGGTGCTGTTGTCTGGCGTGGTGGCGCTGACGCTGTCGCCGGCGCTGGCGGCCATCCTGCTCAAGCCCGGCAGCCACGAGAAGAACCGCTTCTTCCGCTGGTTCAACCGCAATTTCGACCGCCTGGTGGAAGGCTACGGATCGACCGTGCAGGCCGTGATCCGGCGCACGGCGATCTCGGTGGCCATCGTCATCGCGCTGATCGTGGCCGCCGTGCTGATGTTCATGCGCATTCCGTCGTCGTTCCTGCCGGTGGAGGACCAGGGCTATCTGCTGGGCGCGGTGATCATGCCCGACGCCGCCAGCCTGGATCGCACCGGCGCGCTGGCCACGCGGGCCGCGGACTGGTTCGCCAGGCAGCCGGCCGTGAAGTCCGTGGCGGTGCCCACCGGCTTCAGCCTGATCGATTCGCAGAACAAGTCGAACGCCGGCACGCTGTTCATCACGCTGAAGGGCTTTCACGAGCGCGGCAAGGGCGAAAGCGCGTCGGACCTGATCGCGCAGGCTACCAAGGAGTTTTCCACGTACCGTGAAGGGCTGGTGATCCCGGTGAATCCGCCTTCGATTCCGGGGCTGGGCACCACTGGCGGTTTCGAGTTCTGGCTGCAGAGCACGGGCGACGGCACCTACCAGCAACTGGAGGAACGTACGCGTGCCTTTATCGCCAAGGCACGGCAGCGGCCCGAGTTGCGCGGCGTGAGCACGACGATCAATACACGGTCGCGGCAGTTGCTGGTGGACCTGGACCGCGAGCGGGCCGAGACGCAGGGCGTGCCGGTGGAGCAGGTGTACTCGGCGCTGCAGACGATGTTCGGGTCACTGTACGTGAGCCAGTTTCCGAAGAACAGCCGCCTGTTCCAGGTGATCCTGCAGGCCGAGCCCGAGTACCGCTCCAAGCCCGAGGACATCGACAAGGTCTACGTGCGCAATTCGCGCAACGAGATGGTGCCGATCAAGGCGGTGACCACCACGCGCTGGGTGGCCGGCGCCGATCTGGTGACCCGCTTCAACAATTTCCCGGCGGCCAAGATCACCGGTGACGCGTCGCCGGGCTACAGCTCGGGCCAGGCGCTGCAGGCCATGGAGGAAGTGGCGGCCGAAGTGCTGGGGCCGGGCTACAGCTACGCGTGGAGCGGCCAGGCCTATGAGGAAAAGAAGGCGGGGTCCACGGCGGCGATGGTGTTCGCGTTCGCCCTGCTGATGGTGTTCCTGATCCTGGCCGCGCAGTACGAGAAATGGTCGCTGCCCATCGGGGTGCTGCTGGCCGTGCCGTTTGCGCTGTTCGGGGCGCTGGTCGGCATCCTGGTGCGCGGCATGGAGAATGACGTGTACTTCCAGATCGGGCTGACGGTGCTGATCGCGCTGGCCGCCAAGAACGCCATCCTGATCTTCGAGTTCGCGGTGGAGATGCGCGTCAAGGAGGGGCTGAGCCCGTATGACGCGGCGGTCAAGGCGTCGAAGATGCGGCTGCGGCCGATCATCATGACGTCGCTGGCCTTCATCCTGGGTTGTATCCCGCTGGCGATTGCCAGCGGCGCGTCGGCCGCCAGCCGCCAGTCGCTGGGCACCGGCGTGATTGGCGGCATGCTGGGCGCCACGGTGATTGCCATTTTCTTCATCCCGATGTTCTTCTGGGGCTGGAGCGCGAGAGCAAGAAGAAGCTGGCGAAGCAGGCGGAGAAGGATGCCGGGCCAGGTCCCGACCCCGCCGCGCCCACCGGAGGCACGCTATGAGCTATCGCCTGGTGCCTGCGTCGGTGGCGGCGATGGTGCTGCTTGGCGGCTGCACCGTCGGCCCCGACTACGTGCGGCCCGACGTGGCAGTGCCCGAGGCATACCGCTTCGCGCCCGGGTCGCCCGAGTCGCCCGGTCCACAGCAGGCGGCTGA
- a CDS encoding sensor histidine kinase, producing the protein MRWVTMLLMGTSVAVAAGVLPRRRTAPRRRDDALRVVDTSPLSDIASRPGMVELAGSLAHELNQPLTAITSNAQAAREYLMSGTPDQCEIRDILDDIVSDASRASDIVKGVRALIRGEAPHLVPFQIGDVTARALELVRDEARARGVAVEAEAHEPLPRVVGDPMEIQLVLLNLLVNALDAVQAGASDGMRRVSVGASAQDGRLRLTVRDNGCGVAEGDLDKIFRPFFSSKPKGMGLGLSFSRALMERNGGRLRAIRNSDQGMTFECLLRTEDAASATMHPRVPAVVTARLKTAFSRR; encoded by the coding sequence ATGAGATGGGTCACGATGTTGCTGATGGGCACGTCGGTCGCCGTGGCGGCGGGCGTGCTGCCCCGGCGCCGCACCGCGCCGCGCCGGCGCGACGACGCGCTGCGCGTGGTCGATACCAGCCCGCTGTCGGACATCGCCAGCCGCCCCGGCATGGTCGAGCTGGCGGGCTCTCTGGCGCATGAGCTGAACCAGCCGCTGACCGCCATCACCAGCAATGCCCAGGCCGCGCGCGAGTACCTGATGTCGGGCACGCCCGATCAATGCGAGATCCGCGACATCCTCGATGACATCGTCAGCGATGCGTCGCGCGCCAGCGACATCGTCAAGGGCGTGCGCGCGCTGATCCGGGGCGAGGCGCCTCACCTGGTGCCGTTCCAGATCGGGGACGTGACCGCGCGTGCGCTGGAACTGGTGCGCGACGAAGCCAGGGCTCGCGGCGTCGCCGTGGAAGCCGAGGCACATGAACCGCTGCCCCGGGTCGTCGGCGATCCGATGGAGATCCAGCTCGTGCTGCTGAACCTGCTGGTCAATGCGCTGGACGCAGTGCAGGCAGGAGCTTCGGATGGCATGCGGCGCGTGTCGGTCGGCGCGTCCGCGCAGGACGGCCGGCTCAGGCTGACCGTGCGCGACAACGGCTGCGGCGTGGCCGAAGGGGACCTGGACAAGATCTTTCGACCGTTCTTTTCGTCGAAGCCCAAGGGCATGGGGCTGGGCCTGTCGTTCAGCCGCGCGCTGATGGAACGCAATGGCGGCAGGCTGCGCGCCATCCGGAACAGCGACCAGGGCATGACGTTCGAATGCCTGCTGCGCACCGAAGACGCTGCCTCGGCGACGATGCATCCCCGCGTGCCAGCGGTCGTCACCGCACGGCTCAAGACCGCTTTTTCCCGGAGGTAG
- a CDS encoding response regulator transcription factor: MGAGGNFVVVVDDDASVARSTSRLLRAAGITVDTFNSGADFLARLHGKPAYQPFCLILDVCMPGMDGLEVQQQLAGLALPLPLIFITAHEVPEARDKALAAGAVGYLRKPFDAAQLVDLVRSVMP, encoded by the coding sequence ATGGGTGCTGGCGGAAACTTCGTGGTGGTTGTCGACGACGACGCGTCAGTGGCGCGCTCCACGTCGCGGTTGCTGCGTGCCGCGGGCATCACCGTGGACACCTTCAACAGCGGCGCCGATTTCCTTGCGCGCCTGCACGGCAAGCCGGCATACCAGCCGTTCTGCTTGATCCTCGATGTCTGCATGCCGGGCATGGATGGGCTGGAAGTGCAGCAGCAACTGGCCGGCCTGGCGCTGCCGCTGCCGCTGATCTTCATCACTGCGCACGAGGTGCCCGAGGCACGCGACAAGGCGCTGGCGGCCGGCGCGGTGGGCTATCTGCGCAAGCCTTTCGACGCCGCCCAGCTGGTCGACCTGGTCCGCAGCGTGATGCCCTAG
- a CDS encoding DUF3300 domain-containing protein, whose product MTGGSGQPMRHMRGIGHWMLACLMAAAGGAWTQPAPAQQPAAAPSSAQGQQPSATQQTFKREEIEALVAPIALYPDSVLSQVLMASTYPLEVVQAARWQKANASLKGDAAVKAVQDQPWDVSVKSLVAFPQVLEPMNDKLDWTQKLGDAFLAQEKDVLAAVQRLRNKAQQSGNLKSNAQQNVSVQPATQSSGTQQTIIIEPANPQVIYVPAYNPATAYGSWGYPSYPPYYWPPYPAYYPGAALATGFAWGVGLAAAGAIFGGCNWGGGDVNINVNRATNIDRNFNRNNVEGGKWKHDASHRKGVAYRDSATREKFGNNVAGADRRNDFRGREGDRGGDRAGDRAGDRGGDRAGDRAGDRGGDRAGDRSADRGGNRGGDRGGDRAGDRGQGIGGDRASTGDRLSTDRGGGGDRGGDRGGAGANRTSYGGGNRDSAFQGVGGSGAASQRDFDRGRASAGGGGGGFQGGGARGGGGGFQGGGGGRGGGGFGGGGGRGGRR is encoded by the coding sequence ATGACGGGTGGCAGCGGGCAACCTATGCGGCATATGCGAGGCATCGGCCACTGGATGCTTGCCTGCCTGATGGCCGCCGCCGGTGGCGCCTGGACGCAGCCGGCCCCGGCCCAGCAGCCTGCGGCGGCGCCATCGTCTGCGCAGGGCCAGCAGCCATCCGCCACGCAGCAAACCTTCAAGCGCGAGGAAATCGAGGCGCTGGTGGCGCCCATCGCGCTGTATCCCGATTCGGTGCTGTCGCAGGTGCTGATGGCATCGACCTACCCGCTGGAAGTCGTGCAGGCGGCGCGCTGGCAGAAGGCCAATGCGAGCCTGAAGGGCGACGCGGCGGTGAAGGCCGTGCAGGACCAGCCGTGGGACGTCAGCGTGAAGTCGCTGGTGGCGTTTCCGCAGGTGCTGGAGCCGATGAACGACAAGCTCGACTGGACGCAGAAGCTTGGAGACGCCTTCCTGGCCCAGGAAAAGGACGTGCTGGCCGCCGTGCAGCGCCTGCGCAACAAGGCGCAGCAATCGGGCAACCTGAAGTCGAACGCGCAGCAGAACGTGTCGGTGCAGCCGGCCACGCAGAGCAGCGGGACGCAGCAGACCATCATCATCGAGCCCGCCAATCCGCAGGTGATCTACGTGCCGGCGTACAACCCGGCGACGGCCTACGGCAGCTGGGGCTATCCGAGCTATCCGCCGTACTACTGGCCGCCGTATCCGGCCTACTATCCAGGCGCCGCGCTGGCGACCGGGTTTGCCTGGGGCGTGGGCCTGGCGGCGGCCGGCGCAATCTTCGGCGGCTGCAACTGGGGCGGCGGTGACGTGAACATCAACGTGAACCGCGCCACCAACATCGACCGCAACTTCAATCGCAACAACGTGGAGGGCGGCAAGTGGAAGCATGACGCCAGCCATCGCAAGGGCGTGGCGTATCGCGATAGCGCCACGCGCGAGAAGTTTGGCAACAACGTGGCAGGGGCGGACCGGCGCAACGACTTCCGGGGCCGCGAGGGTGACCGGGGCGGGGACCGCGCCGGAGATCGTGCGGGGGATCGCGGCGGTGACCGTGCCGGGGACAGGGCAGGCGACCGCGGAGGTGACCGGGCTGGCGACCGGTCGGCGGACCGGGGCGGCAATCGTGGGGGCGACCGGGGCGGCGACCGCGCTGGCGACCGTGGCCAGGGTATCGGCGGCGACCGCGCCAGCACTGGCGACAGGCTGTCGACGGATCGCGGGGGCGGCGGTGATCGCGGCGGTGATCGCGGTGGTGCCGGCGCAAACCGCACCAGCTATGGCGGCGGCAATCGTGACAGCGCGTTCCAGGGGGTAGGCGGCAGCGGCGCGGCGTCGCAGCGCGACTTCGACCGTGGGCGAGCCAGCGCGGGCGGTGGTGGCGGTGGCTTCCAGGGCGGCGGCGCCCGGGGTGGCGGCGGAGGCTTCCAGGGTGGTGGCGGCGGCCGGGGCGGTGGCGGATTCGGTGGCGGCGGCGGCCGTGGCGGCCGCCGGTAG
- a CDS encoding RNA-binding protein: MLSNLHPDTTEDQVREFLGRYGFPPPDEIERQEGDGTRPSMTLTFRTVDTAALQQFVPRVHGVFWNGHKINALILREHFR, from the coding sequence ATGCTTTCCAACCTCCACCCGGACACCACCGAGGATCAGGTCCGGGAATTCCTTGGCCGCTATGGCTTTCCGCCGCCCGACGAGATCGAGCGCCAGGAAGGCGACGGCACCCGTCCGTCGATGACGCTGACGTTCCGGACCGTGGATACGGCCGCGCTGCAGCAGTTCGTGCCGCGCGTGCACGGCGTGTTCTGGAACGGCCACAAGATCAACGCGCTGATCCTGCGCGAACACTTCAGGTAA
- a CDS encoding efflux transporter outer membrane subunit, giving the protein MLLGGCTVGPDYVRPDVAVPEAYRFAPGSPESPGPQQAADVVITQYWWSQIGDPVLDELIALARAHNYDVLIATARVEEYYGRVMTTRAGLFPQVGAEVGGTRQRISSGGGTVLPIDNPFNQVRADVYASWEIDLFGRIRRMTEAARADWAASEQARRSTEISVVAAVASGYITLRDLDNRLRIAQDTLVSREGALQVFRERFQGGVVSEVEYAQSRSEYASAQASVEQFRQQVAQQEDLLSVLVGDNPRAMPRGKPIDELVLPVVPVGLPSSLLEQRPDLLQAEQSLVSANAQIGAARAQYFPTISLTGMFGAASTALSGLWVGSSRAWSYGGLISVPIFTAGAIAGDVKQAEARQKQALYGYQQAIQTAFREVADALAGVQYTRSQLAAKNDQVDALSRYALLARDRYEGGYTSYLEVLDSERSLFSAQLEQSTLRGTEFGQLVQLYKALGGGWPLDSAPQASAGQPAVPPRSKSCPDPASLPRCSPPPSWLD; this is encoded by the coding sequence GTGCTGCTTGGCGGCTGCACCGTCGGCCCCGACTACGTGCGGCCCGACGTGGCAGTGCCCGAGGCATACCGCTTCGCGCCCGGGTCGCCCGAGTCGCCCGGTCCACAGCAGGCGGCTGACGTGGTGATCACGCAATACTGGTGGTCGCAGATCGGCGATCCGGTGCTGGACGAGCTGATCGCCCTGGCGCGTGCCCACAACTACGACGTGCTGATCGCCACGGCACGCGTGGAGGAATACTACGGGCGGGTGATGACCACGCGCGCCGGGCTGTTCCCGCAGGTTGGCGCGGAGGTGGGCGGTACCCGGCAACGCATCAGCAGCGGCGGCGGCACGGTGCTGCCCATCGACAATCCGTTCAACCAGGTGCGCGCCGATGTCTATGCATCGTGGGAGATCGACCTGTTCGGCCGGATCCGGCGCATGACCGAGGCGGCCCGCGCCGACTGGGCGGCTTCGGAGCAGGCGCGCCGCAGCACCGAGATCAGCGTGGTGGCTGCCGTGGCCAGCGGCTACATCACGTTGCGCGATCTCGACAACCGCCTGCGCATCGCCCAGGACACGCTGGTCAGCCGCGAAGGCGCGCTGCAGGTGTTCCGGGAGCGTTTCCAGGGCGGCGTGGTGTCCGAGGTCGAATATGCGCAGTCGCGCTCCGAGTATGCGTCGGCGCAGGCATCGGTGGAGCAGTTCCGGCAGCAGGTGGCGCAGCAGGAAGACCTGCTGTCCGTGCTGGTCGGCGACAACCCGCGCGCCATGCCGCGCGGCAAGCCGATCGACGAACTGGTGCTGCCCGTGGTGCCGGTGGGCCTGCCGTCGTCGTTGCTGGAGCAGCGCCCCGACTTGCTGCAAGCCGAGCAGTCGCTGGTATCGGCCAATGCGCAGATCGGCGCCGCGCGCGCGCAGTATTTCCCGACGATCTCGCTGACGGGAATGTTCGGCGCGGCCAGCACGGCGTTGTCCGGGCTGTGGGTGGGATCGTCCAGGGCGTGGTCGTATGGCGGGCTGATCAGCGTGCCGATCTTCACGGCCGGCGCGATTGCCGGTGACGTGAAGCAGGCCGAGGCACGCCAGAAGCAGGCGCTGTACGGCTACCAGCAGGCAATACAGACGGCCTTCCGCGAAGTGGCCGATGCGCTGGCCGGCGTGCAGTACACGCGCAGCCAGCTGGCGGCCAAGAACGACCAGGTCGATGCGCTGTCGCGGTACGCGCTGCTGGCGCGCGATCGCTACGAAGGGGGCTACACCAGCTACCTGGAAGTGCTCGATTCCGAGCGCTCGCTGTTTTCCGCGCAGCTAGAGCAATCGACGCTGCGCGGGACGGAGTTTGGCCAGCTGGTCCAGCTCTACAAGGCGCTGGGCGGCGGCTGGCCACTCGACAGCGCCCCGCAGGCCAGTGCCGGTCAGCCGGCTGTCCCGCCAAGGAGTAAATCATGTCCAGATCCCGCATCCCTGCCACGTTGTTCGCCGCCACCGTCCTGGTTGGATTGA
- a CDS encoding AI-2E family transporter, protein MPQAPYSAATVSRTLIDTFIRFGLIALLSVFCFQIFKPFLNLLLWSVILAITLYPLQEWLRGKIFAGEGRTATLIILVVIAVVLVPTYLLGMALIESVEHAMAIAKSGEFAIPPPPESVAGWPVIGQRVHDAWLMAATDASGLIQKLGPQIKAASLGVLGAMGGVGVGLLVFVGALIIAGIIMAYGELGTRSAERIASRVSGPERGPRMVALCTATVRAVAQGVVGIAFIQMLLIGIAFVIKGVPGAGLLALAILLLGIMQLPATLLTVPVIVLVFVAEGATASNIVFAIYVFIAGLSDNVLKPLLLGRGVDVPMPVILIGALGGMVTGGVIGLFIGPIVLAVGYQLFWQWVDDPPPRIELEAGLEPGPEAEPRRVPDITGADVSRG, encoded by the coding sequence ATGCCGCAAGCTCCGTATTCCGCCGCGACCGTGTCGCGTACGCTGATCGACACATTCATCCGCTTCGGCCTGATTGCGCTGCTGTCGGTCTTCTGCTTCCAGATCTTCAAGCCGTTCCTGAACCTGCTGCTGTGGTCGGTGATCCTGGCCATCACGCTGTACCCGCTGCAGGAGTGGCTGCGCGGCAAGATCTTTGCGGGCGAAGGCCGCACGGCCACGCTGATCATCCTGGTGGTGATCGCGGTGGTGCTGGTGCCTACCTACCTGCTGGGTATGGCACTGATCGAGTCGGTCGAGCATGCAATGGCGATCGCGAAGAGCGGCGAGTTCGCCATCCCGCCGCCGCCCGAGTCGGTGGCCGGCTGGCCCGTGATCGGGCAGCGCGTGCATGACGCCTGGCTGATGGCGGCAACCGATGCCAGCGGCCTGATCCAGAAGCTGGGGCCGCAGATCAAGGCGGCCAGCCTTGGCGTGCTGGGCGCGATGGGTGGCGTGGGCGTTGGGCTGCTGGTCTTCGTGGGCGCGCTGATCATCGCCGGGATCATCATGGCGTATGGCGAACTGGGCACGCGCAGCGCCGAGCGGATCGCGTCGCGTGTCTCGGGCCCCGAGCGCGGGCCGCGCATGGTGGCGCTGTGCACGGCAACCGTGCGCGCCGTGGCCCAGGGGGTAGTGGGCATCGCCTTCATCCAGATGCTGCTGATCGGCATTGCCTTCGTCATCAAGGGCGTGCCCGGCGCGGGGCTGCTGGCGCTGGCGATACTGCTGCTGGGCATCATGCAGTTGCCCGCCACGCTGCTCACCGTTCCTGTGATCGTGCTGGTCTTCGTGGCGGAAGGCGCCACCGCCAGCAACATCGTGTTCGCCATCTACGTGTTTATCGCGGGTCTGTCCGACAACGTGCTCAAGCCGCTGCTGCTGGGGCGCGGCGTTGACGTGCCGATGCCCGTCATCCTGATCGGGGCGCTGGGCGGCATGGTCACCGGTGGCGTGATCGGGCTGTTTATCGGCCCGATCGTGCTGGCCGTGGGCTACCAGCTGTTCTGGCAATGGGTGGATGACCCGCCGCCGCGCATCGAGCTGGAAGCGGGACTGGAGCCCGGGCCTGAAGCCGAACCGCGCCGCGTGCCCGACATCACCGGTGCCGACGTCAGCAGGGGGTAG
- a CDS encoding glycine zipper family protein: protein MGVLAQSKPIAYPAKGQSQAQQQKDDGDCYSWAKSNTGIDPAAVAGAPPPAPSGPAVGGGERVGGAARGAAGGAVIGAIAGDAGKGAAAGAAVGTMAGGHRARQNQRNAQANAQSQQAGAMNTYYRAYSACMQGRGYTIQ from the coding sequence ATGGGCGTCCTCGCGCAATCGAAGCCGATCGCCTACCCGGCCAAGGGCCAGAGCCAGGCCCAGCAGCAAAAGGACGATGGTGACTGCTATTCGTGGGCCAAGTCGAATACCGGCATCGATCCGGCCGCCGTGGCCGGCGCACCGCCGCCGGCGCCCAGCGGTCCGGCCGTAGGTGGCGGCGAACGCGTGGGCGGCGCGGCGCGGGGTGCCGCGGGCGGCGCGGTCATCGGTGCCATCGCGGGCGATGCCGGCAAGGGCGCCGCGGCCGGCGCGGCAGTGGGCACGATGGCGGGCGGCCACCGCGCGCGCCAGAACCAGCGCAATGCGCAGGCGAACGCGCAATCGCAGCAGGCGGGGGCCATGAACACCTACTACCGCGCGTATTCCGCCTGCATGCAGGGGCGCGGCTATACGATCCAGTAA
- a CDS encoding response regulator transcription factor, whose amino-acid sequence MLATRTTLYIVDDDDSVRRALGRVLGAHGYFTAGFSSATQFLEEADLDSAPGCMLLDLQLPDISGIDLQQALCSRIPVIILTGHADVASAVLTMQAGAIDFLQKPVSDVHLLAAVSKGCDCATRQFAQASELRDLRKKIDRLTPREREVLAWIVTGFRNKQVANRLGTVEKTIKVHRAHVMQKLEVDSLPALVRIADRMGMVADPAA is encoded by the coding sequence ATGCTCGCGACCAGGACCACTCTCTACATCGTCGATGACGACGACAGCGTGCGGCGGGCGCTGGGCCGCGTGCTGGGCGCGCACGGCTATTTCACCGCAGGCTTTTCGTCCGCCACCCAGTTCCTGGAGGAGGCGGACCTGGACAGCGCGCCCGGCTGCATGCTGCTGGACCTGCAGTTGCCCGACATCAGCGGCATCGACCTGCAGCAGGCGCTGTGCAGCCGCATTCCGGTCATCATCCTCACCGGGCATGCCGACGTGGCCAGCGCGGTGCTGACGATGCAGGCCGGTGCCATCGACTTCCTGCAGAAGCCGGTATCCGACGTGCACTTGCTGGCCGCGGTGAGCAAGGGCTGCGACTGTGCCACGCGCCAGTTCGCACAGGCCAGCGAGCTGCGCGACCTGAGGAAGAAGATCGACCGCCTGACGCCGCGCGAGCGCGAAGTGCTGGCGTGGATCGTGACGGGCTTCCGCAACAAGCAGGTGGCCAACCGGCTGGGCACGGTGGAGAAGACCATCAAGGTGCATCGCGCCCACGTGATGCAGAAGCTGGAGGTGGATTCGCTGCCGGCGCTGGTCCGCATTGCCGACCGCATGGGCATGGTGGCCGATCCGGCCGCCTGA